One genomic window of Bradyrhizobium sp. CCGE-LA001 includes the following:
- a CDS encoding ABC transporter permease, translated as MSDAVVSNSDEQSAKPHRAAQSWFSRALDSDLFYSFRRSKLTMVAAAITLLFFLLAIFANWLAVQNPFDPAQLQLMNSRISPLWTADGQSPFLLGTDEQGRDVFSAILYGMRISLAVGVAGVIFAGALGIALGLIAGYFGGAVDGVIMRIADVQLTFPAILIALLVNGIAKSVLGNRLDATSMLVVLVISIGLSFWVGYARTVRSSVMVEKNKDYVAAAQLIGLPAPKIMLRHVLPNTMGPILVIATINLALAIITEATLSFLGVGLPDTMPSLGTLIRIGNNYLFAGEWWIVAFPGIALAALILSINLLGDWLRDALNPKLR; from the coding sequence ATGTCCGACGCAGTCGTTTCCAATTCCGACGAGCAGAGTGCAAAGCCGCACCGTGCCGCCCAGAGCTGGTTCAGCCGGGCGCTCGACAGCGATCTCTTCTATTCGTTCCGCCGCTCCAAGCTCACCATGGTGGCGGCGGCGATCACGCTCTTGTTCTTCCTGCTCGCGATCTTCGCCAACTGGCTCGCGGTTCAGAACCCCTTCGACCCCGCACAATTGCAATTGATGAATTCGCGGATCTCACCGCTGTGGACCGCGGACGGCCAGAGCCCGTTCCTGCTCGGCACCGACGAACAGGGCCGCGACGTGTTCTCCGCCATCCTCTACGGCATGCGCATCTCGCTCGCCGTCGGTGTCGCCGGGGTGATCTTCGCCGGTGCGCTCGGCATAGCGCTCGGCCTGATCGCCGGCTATTTCGGCGGCGCGGTCGACGGCGTGATCATGCGCATCGCCGACGTGCAGCTCACTTTCCCCGCCATCCTGATCGCGCTGCTGGTCAACGGCATCGCGAAATCGGTCCTCGGCAACCGCTTGGACGCCACCAGCATGCTGGTCGTGCTCGTGATCTCGATCGGCCTGAGTTTCTGGGTGGGTTATGCCCGCACGGTGCGCAGCTCAGTGATGGTCGAGAAAAACAAGGACTATGTAGCCGCCGCGCAGCTGATCGGCCTGCCCGCACCGAAGATCATGTTGCGGCACGTGCTGCCCAACACGATGGGTCCGATCCTGGTCATCGCCACGATCAACCTTGCGCTGGCCATCATCACCGAGGCAACGCTGTCCTTCCTCGGCGTGGGCCTGCCCGACACCATGCCTTCGCTCGGCACGCTGATCCGGATCGGCAACAACTATTTGTTCGCAGGCGAATGGTGGATCGTCGCCTTCCCCGGTATCGCGCTGGCGGCGCTGATCCTGTCGATCAACCTGCTTGGCGATTGGCTGCGCGACGCGCTCAACCCGAAACTTCGATGA
- a CDS encoding ABC transporter permease: MLAFTLRRAIQAIGVMFAVGIIAFSMFRFAGDPVNQIVSIDTPAAERAAVRKSLGLDDPVPVQFVRYFADAVQFKFGVSYQFRQPVSTLLMERMPATLELAICATVFAMVLGILMGVYSALRRDTVLAKLFQAVSLIGISLPTFLIGILLIYLFAVTLGWLPSFGRGEVVKLGWWTTGLITLSGLKALIMPSITLGLFQMTLIMRLVRAEMLEVLRTDYIRFARARGLTTRAIHFGHALKNTLIPVITVAGLQFGSVIAFSIITETVFQWPGMGLMFVQAVQNVDIPIMAAYLLMVSLIFVTINLVVDILYTVVDPRLRSTVGRAA; this comes from the coding sequence ATGCTCGCTTTCACTCTTCGCCGCGCCATTCAGGCCATCGGCGTCATGTTCGCCGTCGGCATCATCGCGTTCTCGATGTTCCGCTTCGCCGGCGACCCCGTCAACCAGATCGTCTCGATCGACACGCCTGCGGCCGAGCGCGCAGCCGTGCGCAAGTCGCTCGGCCTCGACGATCCCGTGCCGGTCCAGTTCGTGCGCTATTTCGCCGATGCCGTTCAGTTCAAGTTCGGCGTCTCCTACCAGTTCCGCCAGCCGGTCTCGACGTTGTTGATGGAGCGGATGCCCGCGACCCTCGAACTCGCAATCTGCGCGACCGTCTTTGCGATGGTGCTCGGCATCCTGATGGGCGTCTATTCGGCGCTGAGACGCGACACCGTGCTCGCCAAGCTATTCCAGGCGGTGTCGCTGATCGGCATCTCGCTGCCGACCTTCCTGATCGGCATTCTCCTGATCTATCTGTTCGCGGTCACACTGGGCTGGTTGCCCTCGTTCGGCCGCGGTGAGGTGGTCAAGCTCGGCTGGTGGACGACGGGCCTGATCACGCTGTCAGGGCTGAAGGCACTGATCATGCCCTCGATCACCCTTGGCTTGTTTCAGATGACCCTGATCATGCGGCTGGTGCGCGCAGAGATGCTGGAAGTGCTGCGAACCGACTATATCCGCTTCGCTCGCGCCCGCGGGCTGACCACCCGCGCCATCCATTTCGGCCATGCGCTGAAGAACACGCTGATCCCCGTGATCACGGTGGCCGGGCTTCAGTTTGGCTCGGTTATTGCATTTTCGATCATCACGGAGACCGTGTTCCAATGGCCGGGCATGGGACTTATGTTCGTGCAGGCCGTGCAAAACGTCGATATCCCGATCATGGCCGCCTACCTGCTGATGGTTTCGCTGATCTTCGTCACCATCAATCTGGTGGTCGATATCCTCTACACCGTGGTCGATCCGCGCTTGCGCTCGACCGTCGGTCGCGCCGCATAG